A portion of the Streptomyces erythrochromogenes genome contains these proteins:
- a CDS encoding MarR family winged helix-turn-helix transcriptional regulator yields the protein MPDLSHGDDAAAVNDLRSAVMRLGRRLKHQRVDESLSPTEMSVLGTLARCGQATPGELARREHVQPPSMTRIVALLEAKGLVTLEPHPDDRRQKVVRQTEEAEAMLEESRRKRNAFLAGLAAELTEDEWAKLRAAAPVLEKLAHL from the coding sequence ATGCCTGACCTCTCCCATGGCGACGATGCTGCCGCCGTGAACGACCTCCGCTCCGCCGTCATGCGGCTGGGGCGGCGCCTGAAGCACCAGCGCGTCGACGAGTCGCTGAGCCCGACCGAGATGTCGGTCCTCGGCACCCTCGCCCGCTGCGGCCAGGCCACACCCGGTGAACTGGCGCGGCGGGAGCACGTCCAGCCGCCGTCCATGACGCGCATCGTCGCGTTGCTGGAAGCCAAGGGACTGGTCACGCTGGAACCGCACCCCGACGACCGCCGCCAGAAGGTGGTCCGCCAGACGGAGGAGGCCGAAGCGATGCTCGAAGAGAGCCGCCGCAAGCGCAACGCCTTCCTGGCCGGGCTCGCGGCAGAGCTGACCGAGGACGAATGGGCCAAGCTGCGCGCGGCCGCCCCCGTCCTGGAGAAGCTCGCGCACCTGTAG
- a CDS encoding NCS2 family permease translates to MSTPAPAPASATPEPSPREPSGGLDRYFKVSERGSTVAREVRGGFATFFAMAYIIVLNPIILGSAKDMYGHQLDSGQLVTATVLTAAFTTLLMGVIGNVPIALAAGLGVNTVVALQLAPRMSWPDAMGMVVLAGFVVMLLVATGLRERVMNAVPLSLRKGIAIGIGLFIMLIGLVDSGFVSRIPDAAHTTVPLQLGSDGHLHGWPVLIFAIGTLLTLALLIRKVPGAILISIVAMTLVAVVVQLVADLPDSGWGLTVPAWPGNPVASPDFGLVGQVSLFGGFGKVGLLTGILFVFTVLLSCFFDAMGTILGVGDEAKLIDKKTGEFPGINRVLFVDGLAVASGGATSSSATTCFVESTAGVGEGARTGLANVVTGGLFAVALFFTPLATMVPSQAATPALVAVGFLILAGSVRDIDWSDFTVAVPAFLAMVMMPFTYSITNGIGIGFIAFSVLRLATGRGREVPTAMYVVSAVFVFYYAMPALGLG, encoded by the coding sequence ATGAGCACCCCTGCTCCCGCCCCCGCATCCGCCACCCCGGAGCCTTCCCCCCGGGAGCCGTCCGGCGGGCTGGACCGCTACTTCAAGGTCTCCGAGCGCGGTTCGACCGTCGCCCGCGAGGTCCGCGGCGGCTTCGCGACCTTCTTCGCGATGGCGTACATCATCGTGCTGAACCCGATCATCCTGGGCAGCGCGAAGGACATGTACGGCCACCAGCTCGACAGCGGCCAGCTCGTGACGGCCACCGTCCTGACGGCCGCCTTCACCACCCTCCTCATGGGTGTGATCGGCAACGTCCCCATCGCGCTCGCCGCGGGCCTCGGCGTGAACACCGTCGTGGCCCTCCAGCTCGCCCCGCGCATGAGCTGGCCCGACGCGATGGGCATGGTGGTCCTGGCCGGCTTCGTGGTGATGCTGCTGGTCGCCACCGGGCTGCGCGAGCGCGTCATGAACGCCGTCCCCCTGAGCCTGCGCAAGGGCATCGCCATCGGTATCGGCCTGTTCATCATGCTGATCGGCCTGGTCGACTCCGGCTTCGTCTCCCGCATCCCGGACGCCGCGCACACCACGGTCCCGCTCCAGCTCGGCAGCGACGGTCACCTGCACGGCTGGCCCGTCCTGATCTTCGCGATCGGCACGCTGCTCACCCTCGCCCTGCTGATCCGCAAGGTCCCGGGCGCGATCCTGATCTCCATCGTGGCCATGACCCTCGTCGCGGTCGTCGTCCAGCTCGTCGCCGACCTGCCCGACTCCGGCTGGGGCCTGACCGTCCCGGCCTGGCCCGGCAACCCGGTCGCCTCGCCGGACTTCGGGCTCGTCGGCCAGGTCAGCCTCTTCGGCGGCTTCGGCAAAGTCGGGCTGCTGACCGGCATCCTGTTCGTCTTCACCGTGCTGCTGTCCTGCTTCTTCGACGCCATGGGCACGATCCTGGGCGTCGGCGACGAGGCCAAGCTGATCGACAAGAAGACCGGCGAGTTCCCCGGCATCAACCGGGTCCTGTTCGTCGACGGCCTCGCCGTCGCCTCGGGCGGCGCGACCTCCTCCTCGGCGACCACCTGCTTCGTGGAGTCCACGGCCGGTGTCGGCGAGGGTGCCCGTACGGGTCTGGCGAACGTCGTGACGGGCGGCCTCTTCGCCGTGGCGCTGTTCTTCACCCCGCTGGCCACCATGGTCCCGTCGCAGGCCGCCACGCCCGCACTGGTCGCGGTGGGCTTCCTGATCCTGGCGGGATCGGTCAGGGACATCGACTGGAGCGACTTCACCGTCGCCGTCCCGGCCTTCCTGGCCATGGTGATGATGCCCTTCACCTACTCGATCACCAACGGCATCGGCATCGGCTTCATCGCCTTCAGCGTGCTGCGCCTGGCGACCGGCCGGGGCCGCGAGGTCCCGACCGCCATGTACGTGGTGTCGGCGGTGTTCGTCTTCTACTACGCGATGCCCGCGCTCGGCCTCGGCTAG
- a CDS encoding DUF2530 domain-containing protein has protein sequence MAKWTAKHEAPEPLEGPVVATVTGGTILWFALFVVQLPFYGWFADRGQLWWVWTCAAGGFLGLIGIWYVRGREAALKRHSAAQAAQAQQDGRPGEATEA, from the coding sequence ATGGCGAAATGGACTGCGAAGCATGAGGCGCCCGAGCCCCTCGAGGGCCCCGTCGTCGCGACGGTCACGGGAGGAACGATCCTGTGGTTCGCCCTCTTCGTGGTCCAGCTGCCGTTCTACGGGTGGTTCGCCGACCGCGGCCAGCTGTGGTGGGTCTGGACCTGCGCGGCCGGCGGCTTCCTCGGCCTGATCGGCATCTGGTACGTCCGCGGCCGCGAGGCGGCCCTCAAGCGGCATTCCGCCGCGCAGGCCGCGCAGGCCCAGCAGGACGGCCGGCCGGGCGAAGCCACGGAGGCCTAG
- a CDS encoding cation-translocating P-type ATPase: MTHGASIEHDGPEPSGPGTAIDAGAELDPVHPVRPPAPRFKPGGLTTAEVAERVARGDVNDVPVRSSRSTTDIVRGNVFTRFNAIIGVLWVVMLCVAPIQDSLFGFVIIANTGIGIIQELRAKKTLDGLAVIGEAKPSVRRDGRTAEISTSEIVLGDVIELGPGDKVVVDGSVGEAEGLEIDESLLTGEADPVLKKPGDHVMSGSFVVAGGGAFTATKVGREAYAAQLAEEASRFTLVHSELRSGISTILKYVTWMMIPTSIGLIISQLVVKENNLNDAIARTVGGIVPMIPEGLVLLTSVAFAIGVIRLGRKQCLVQELPAIEGLARVDVVCLDKTGTLTEGGMDVTELRPLGGADPAYVKKVLGALGESDPRPNASLQAIIDAYPVSAEWRCTESLPFSSARKYSGASFSEGDGENNTWLLGAPDVLLPAGDPALDEINDLNEQGLRVLLLARSARELDDEAVATGVRPTALVVLEQRLRPDAADTLRYFEDQNVKAKVISGDNAISVGAVAGKLGLPGAEKTVDARKLPPERAEMAEVLAENSVFGRVTPQQKRDMVGALQSKGHTVAMTGDGVNDVLALKDADIGVSMGSGSEATRAVAQIVLLNNSFSTLPSVVAEGRRVIGNITRVATLFLTKTVYSVLLAILVVCSQVEYPFLPRHLTLLSTLTIGIPAFFLALAPNKERAQPHFVKRVMRYAIPGGVIAATATFVTYLIARHHYTGAEALSAETSAATLTLFLTSMWVLAIIARPYTWWRVALVGAMGGAFLIVLIVPWLQEFFQLKLVGTTMPWTAVAVAAAAATLIEFTFRWVDRKFPA, encoded by the coding sequence ATGACGCATGGGGCGAGCATCGAGCACGACGGGCCGGAGCCGAGCGGCCCCGGCACGGCCATCGACGCAGGGGCCGAGCTCGACCCCGTACACCCCGTGCGGCCACCGGCACCCCGCTTCAAGCCGGGCGGGCTGACCACCGCCGAGGTCGCCGAGCGCGTGGCCCGCGGAGACGTCAACGACGTCCCCGTCCGCTCCTCGCGCTCCACCACCGACATCGTCCGCGGCAACGTCTTCACCCGGTTCAACGCGATCATCGGCGTCCTCTGGGTGGTCATGCTCTGCGTCGCACCGATCCAGGACAGCCTCTTCGGTTTCGTGATCATCGCGAACACCGGCATCGGCATCATCCAGGAACTGCGTGCCAAGAAGACCCTCGACGGCCTCGCCGTCATCGGCGAGGCCAAACCCAGCGTGCGCCGCGACGGCCGGACCGCGGAGATCTCCACCTCCGAGATCGTCCTCGGCGACGTCATCGAACTCGGCCCCGGCGACAAGGTCGTCGTCGACGGCTCGGTCGGCGAGGCCGAAGGCCTGGAGATCGACGAGTCCCTGCTCACCGGCGAGGCCGACCCCGTCCTGAAGAAGCCCGGCGACCACGTCATGTCCGGCTCCTTCGTGGTCGCCGGCGGCGGCGCGTTCACCGCCACCAAGGTCGGCCGCGAGGCCTACGCCGCCCAGTTGGCCGAAGAGGCCTCCCGCTTCACGCTCGTCCACTCCGAGCTGCGCTCCGGCATCTCCACCATCCTCAAGTACGTCACGTGGATGATGATCCCGACCTCCATCGGCCTGATCATCAGCCAGCTCGTCGTCAAGGAGAACAACCTCAACGACGCCATCGCCCGGACCGTCGGCGGGATCGTCCCGATGATCCCCGAGGGGCTCGTACTCCTCACCTCCGTGGCCTTCGCGATCGGCGTCATCCGCCTCGGCCGCAAGCAGTGCCTCGTACAGGAGCTGCCCGCCATCGAGGGCCTCGCCCGCGTCGACGTGGTCTGCCTCGACAAGACCGGCACCCTCACCGAGGGCGGCATGGACGTCACCGAGCTCCGCCCGCTCGGCGGCGCGGACCCGGCGTACGTCAAGAAGGTGCTCGGCGCCCTCGGCGAGTCCGACCCCCGCCCCAACGCCAGCCTCCAGGCGATCATCGACGCCTACCCCGTCAGCGCCGAGTGGCGGTGCACCGAGTCCCTGCCCTTCTCCTCCGCCCGCAAGTACAGCGGCGCCAGCTTCAGCGAGGGCGACGGCGAGAACAACACCTGGCTGCTCGGCGCGCCCGACGTACTGCTGCCCGCCGGGGACCCCGCCCTCGACGAGATCAACGACCTCAACGAACAGGGCCTGCGGGTCCTGCTGCTCGCCCGCTCCGCCCGCGAGCTCGACGACGAAGCCGTCGCCACCGGGGTCAGGCCGACCGCCCTGGTCGTCCTGGAGCAGCGGCTGCGCCCCGACGCCGCCGACACGCTGCGCTACTTCGAGGACCAGAACGTCAAGGCGAAGGTCATCTCCGGCGACAACGCGATCTCCGTCGGCGCGGTGGCCGGCAAGCTGGGCCTGCCCGGCGCGGAGAAGACGGTCGACGCCCGCAAGCTCCCCCCGGAGCGGGCCGAGATGGCCGAGGTCCTCGCCGAGAACTCCGTCTTCGGACGCGTCACCCCGCAACAGAAGCGGGACATGGTCGGCGCCCTGCAGTCCAAGGGCCACACCGTCGCCATGACCGGCGACGGCGTCAACGACGTGCTCGCCCTCAAGGACGCCGACATCGGCGTCTCCATGGGCTCCGGCTCGGAGGCCACCCGCGCGGTCGCGCAGATCGTCCTCCTCAACAACAGCTTCTCCACCCTCCCGTCGGTGGTCGCCGAGGGCCGCCGGGTCATCGGCAACATCACGCGCGTGGCCACCCTCTTCCTCACGAAGACGGTCTACTCGGTGCTGCTGGCCATCCTGGTGGTCTGCTCGCAGGTCGAGTACCCCTTCCTGCCGCGCCACCTGACCCTGCTGTCCACCCTCACCATCGGCATCCCGGCCTTCTTCCTGGCGCTGGCCCCGAACAAGGAACGTGCGCAGCCGCACTTCGTGAAACGGGTGATGCGGTACGCCATCCCCGGCGGTGTGATCGCGGCGACCGCCACCTTCGTCACCTACCTGATCGCCCGCCACCACTACACGGGCGCGGAAGCCCTGTCCGCGGAGACCAGCGCGGCGACGCTGACGCTGTTCCTGACCTCGATGTGGGTCCTGGCGATCATCGCCCGCCCGTACACCTGGTGGCGCGTGGCCCTGGTGGGCGCGATGGGCGGAGCCTTCCTGATCGTCCTGATCGTGCCGTGGCTCCAGGAGTTCTTCCAGCTCAAGCTGGTCGGCACCACGATGCCGTGGACCGCGGTGGCGGTCGCGGCGGCCGCCGCGACCCTCATCGAGTTCACCTTCCGCTGGGTCGACCGCAAGTTCCCGGCCTGA
- a CDS encoding nuclear transport factor 2 family protein, with protein METAERFRAAVEKRDLSALEDLFTEDIRLYSPVKFRPFEGRPMVLGLFGVLLRVFEDLRYVGHFEGATETSADGTQAPAAVLPFRATVDGKQIHGIDMLHFDGAGRIREFTVMVRPQSAVHTLGQAVLTGLQADGLA; from the coding sequence ATGGAGACCGCCGAACGCTTCCGCGCCGCCGTGGAGAAGCGTGATCTCTCCGCGCTGGAGGACCTGTTCACCGAGGACATCAGGCTGTACAGCCCGGTGAAGTTCCGGCCCTTCGAGGGCAGGCCGATGGTGCTGGGGCTCTTCGGGGTCCTGCTGCGCGTCTTCGAGGACCTGCGCTACGTCGGCCACTTCGAGGGCGCGACCGAGACGAGCGCGGACGGCACGCAGGCCCCGGCGGCGGTCCTGCCGTTCCGGGCCACGGTCGACGGCAAGCAGATCCACGGCATCGACATGCTGCACTTCGACGGGGCGGGCCGGATCAGGGAGTTCACGGTGATGGTCCGCCCCCAGTCCGCGGTCCACACCCTCGGCCAGGCCGTCCTGACCGGTCTGCAGGCGGACGGCCTCGCCTGA
- a CDS encoding PadR family transcriptional regulator: MALRHAVLAALLDGEFSGYELAKSFDIGVANFWHASPQQLYTELAKLEKEGLVEGRQVVQETRPNKRLFQVTDAGRTELEEFAAAASKPSVIRDDLLVKVQNADRIGTAPVIEQLEERASAADAKLELLGKVLRKMRGDLDEEEYLLRGERIGGYLTCLRGIAFEQGHRDWCRRSAAVLRERERLATRADAH; this comes from the coding sequence ATGGCCTTGCGACATGCCGTACTGGCGGCGCTTCTGGACGGCGAGTTCAGCGGCTACGAGCTGGCGAAGTCGTTCGACATCGGCGTCGCGAACTTCTGGCACGCCTCCCCCCAGCAGCTCTACACCGAGCTGGCCAAGCTGGAGAAGGAAGGCCTGGTCGAGGGTCGGCAGGTGGTCCAGGAGACCCGGCCCAACAAACGCCTCTTCCAGGTAACCGACGCCGGCCGGACCGAGCTGGAGGAGTTCGCGGCCGCCGCGTCCAAGCCCTCCGTCATCCGCGACGACCTCCTCGTCAAGGTCCAGAACGCCGACCGGATCGGCACCGCGCCGGTGATCGAACAACTCGAAGAGCGGGCGTCCGCGGCCGACGCCAAGCTCGAACTCCTCGGCAAGGTCCTGCGCAAGATGCGCGGCGACCTGGACGAGGAGGAGTACCTGCTCCGCGGTGAACGCATCGGCGGGTACCTGACCTGCCTGCGCGGCATCGCCTTCGAGCAGGGCCACCGCGACTGGTGCCGCCGCAGCGCGGCC